One Streptomyces sp. B21-105 genomic region harbors:
- a CDS encoding LacI family DNA-binding transcriptional regulator, whose protein sequence is MGVTIADVASRAGVSKTTVSRVLNGKGEISEDTVLKVRKAISELGYVPSAGAVGLARGTTQMIGMLVPDLAWAWAGIVQAVVETLEAEGFGLRMLTWNRGEESLRRLGLQVAAKSFDGLLVIEPEGALGSITELHEAGLPVVLIDDRFQRPGFPYVATTNREGGEQAARHLLDLGRRRPLVVTGPDEYGCTQERLGGFVDAYAQAGIELDPRRIICGDFLFDDGRSAVAQALADGVEFDAVFGHNDPLAAGVLAALHEAGLKIPRDVAVVGFDDVEVASYTYPALTTIRQPMREMGEAAARLLLDHVRRSPEAAPSRVVPTSLVIRGSTLEPSSN, encoded by the coding sequence ATGGGAGTCACTATCGCCGACGTGGCCTCGCGGGCCGGGGTCAGCAAGACGACGGTCTCGCGGGTGCTGAACGGCAAGGGCGAGATCAGCGAGGACACCGTCTTGAAGGTCCGCAAGGCGATCTCGGAGCTTGGTTATGTGCCGAGCGCGGGAGCCGTGGGGCTGGCACGCGGCACGACCCAGATGATCGGGATGCTGGTCCCTGATTTGGCCTGGGCCTGGGCCGGCATAGTGCAGGCGGTCGTCGAAACGCTGGAGGCCGAGGGCTTCGGGCTGCGGATGCTGACCTGGAACCGTGGTGAGGAGTCACTGCGCAGGCTGGGCCTGCAGGTCGCTGCCAAGTCGTTCGACGGGCTGCTGGTGATAGAGCCCGAGGGGGCCCTGGGATCCATCACGGAACTGCACGAGGCCGGACTGCCGGTGGTGCTGATCGACGACCGCTTCCAGCGGCCGGGATTCCCCTACGTGGCCACCACCAACCGGGAGGGCGGTGAGCAGGCGGCGCGTCACCTGCTGGACCTCGGCCGCCGTCGCCCTCTGGTGGTGACCGGTCCTGATGAGTACGGCTGCACGCAGGAACGGCTGGGCGGCTTCGTCGACGCGTATGCGCAGGCCGGGATCGAACTCGACCCGCGCAGAATCATCTGCGGCGACTTCCTGTTCGACGACGGCCGGAGCGCGGTGGCGCAAGCTCTCGCGGACGGCGTGGAGTTCGACGCGGTCTTCGGGCACAACGACCCCTTGGCAGCCGGCGTGCTCGCGGCCCTGCACGAGGCCGGCCTCAAGATTCCGCGGGATGTCGCCGTGGTGGGGTTCGACGACGTCGAGGTGGCGTCGTACACCTATCCGGCACTGACCACCATCCGCCAGCCGATGCGGGAAATGGGTGAGGCAGCGGCGCGGCTGCTGCTCGACCACGTGCGCAGATCGCCGGAGGCCGCTCCCTCGCGCGTCGTTCCCACCAGCCTCGTGATCCGCGGCTCGACGTTAGAGCCGAGCTCGAACTGA
- a CDS encoding extracellular solute-binding protein: MRITTRHAVRTVQTLCVTVTAALVATGCGRSEDSGPGNDAPAEIGAGKAKGTVVMWSLGDPDEPLKDLAKKFEQENPDADVKITAVPWDGAHDKLTTAIAGGNTPDMSMVGSTWMAEMAALNGFQATPTSIKSSDFYPGQWDTTKYKNTSYGVPFIADTQAVFYRTDLTAKAGIKGALAGDWDGYLKDLKAVQATAGKENPKLRHASGLKMGFNSWIFWLPMVWQQGSDIYDAKTGKFTFDTPEVAEALENYASVPKEGLAPTDRADNVQEFQDGLTAVYQEGAWAGGTFHKDSPQLDGKWKTMPMPYTKQPAGFAGGSDLAVFKEAKNPDAAWKFAQFLTEPANLATYSKASGSLPPSPQAWTEGKLTEDENLKAFAEQLEVGKAPPAITTWQQIADTIDSELEKLTLGKSTVAEVQKTLQSKATSIGTGR, translated from the coding sequence ATGCGTATCACTACCCGTCACGCTGTCAGAACCGTCCAGACCCTGTGCGTCACCGTCACGGCAGCCCTCGTGGCCACCGGCTGCGGCCGGAGCGAGGATTCCGGCCCCGGCAACGATGCCCCCGCCGAGATCGGCGCGGGCAAGGCCAAGGGGACGGTGGTCATGTGGTCCCTGGGCGACCCCGACGAACCCCTGAAGGACCTGGCCAAGAAGTTCGAGCAGGAGAATCCGGACGCAGACGTCAAGATCACCGCGGTCCCGTGGGACGGCGCCCACGACAAGCTGACCACCGCGATAGCCGGCGGCAACACACCGGACATGTCCATGGTGGGCAGCACCTGGATGGCCGAGATGGCCGCCTTGAACGGCTTCCAGGCCACACCGACGTCGATCAAGTCCTCGGACTTCTACCCCGGCCAGTGGGACACCACCAAGTACAAGAACACCTCCTACGGCGTCCCGTTCATCGCCGACACCCAAGCGGTCTTCTACCGGACCGATCTCACGGCCAAGGCCGGCATCAAGGGCGCCCTGGCCGGCGACTGGGACGGATACCTGAAGGACCTCAAGGCCGTCCAGGCCACCGCCGGCAAGGAGAACCCCAAGCTGCGCCACGCCAGCGGGCTGAAGATGGGCTTCAACTCATGGATCTTCTGGCTGCCCATGGTCTGGCAGCAGGGCAGCGACATCTACGACGCCAAGACCGGGAAGTTCACCTTCGACACGCCCGAGGTCGCCGAGGCGCTGGAGAACTACGCAAGCGTTCCGAAGGAGGGCCTCGCGCCGACCGACAGGGCGGACAACGTGCAGGAATTCCAGGACGGGCTGACCGCCGTCTACCAGGAGGGCGCGTGGGCCGGCGGCACCTTCCACAAGGACTCCCCGCAGCTGGACGGCAAGTGGAAGACCATGCCGATGCCGTACACCAAGCAGCCCGCCGGGTTCGCCGGCGGCAGCGACCTGGCGGTGTTCAAGGAGGCCAAGAACCCCGACGCGGCATGGAAGTTCGCCCAGTTCCTGACCGAGCCCGCCAATCTGGCGACCTATTCCAAGGCCTCCGGCAGCCTGCCTCCTTCGCCCCAGGCGTGGACCGAGGGGAAGCTGACCGAGGACGAGAACCTGAAGGCGTTCGCCGAGCAGCTCGAGGTCGGCAAGGCGCCGCCCGCCATCACGACCTGGCAGCAGATCGCCGACACCATCGACTCCGAACTGGAGAAGCTGACCCTCGGCAAGTCCACCGTCGCCGAGGTGCAGAAGACGCTGCAGTCCAAGGCCACCAGCATCGGCACCGGCCGCTGA
- a CDS encoding carbohydrate ABC transporter permease produces the protein MTSMSTKTLPERGDTHEQGTAGSERSADRRHSGLRGTARGRQALAAWVLAAPFLALFLAFMLLPVVWSLLMGLTDTKSADLRTPLNVSFVGFDNYVRLFEDPQFFTALRNTAVFVLVALPLTLAAGLAAAVALDRGIRRFRAVFRVGFYLPVITSIVAVAVVWKTLLEPRAGLANLVLGWFGIDGPAWLADTRFALPVMIVMAVWRNLGTVMIIMLAGLQSVPQSLMEAAELDGAGPWQRFWRVTFPLLRPALLLTAVTTGIGYLQFFDEPFVMTDGGPLDSTLSATLYAYKQFGNGNYEMASAAGYVIFVLIVALTVLQFRVLRDKD, from the coding sequence ATGACATCCATGTCCACGAAAACGCTCCCCGAGCGGGGCGACACCCACGAGCAGGGCACCGCAGGGTCGGAACGGAGTGCCGATCGCCGGCACTCCGGGCTCCGGGGCACGGCGCGCGGCAGGCAGGCCCTGGCCGCCTGGGTCCTCGCCGCTCCGTTCCTCGCGCTGTTCTTGGCCTTCATGCTGCTGCCGGTGGTGTGGTCGCTGCTGATGGGCCTGACCGACACCAAGAGCGCGGACCTGCGCACACCGCTGAACGTGTCGTTCGTCGGCTTCGACAACTACGTACGCCTCTTTGAGGACCCGCAGTTCTTCACGGCCCTGCGCAACACGGCCGTGTTCGTCCTGGTGGCCCTGCCCCTGACCCTGGCCGCCGGGCTCGCGGCGGCGGTTGCCCTCGACCGGGGCATCCGCCGCTTCCGGGCCGTCTTCCGGGTCGGCTTCTACCTGCCGGTGATCACCAGCATCGTGGCCGTCGCCGTGGTGTGGAAGACGCTCCTGGAACCTCGCGCGGGACTGGCGAACCTCGTCCTGGGCTGGTTCGGGATCGACGGTCCGGCCTGGCTGGCGGACACCCGCTTCGCCCTGCCCGTCATGATCGTGATGGCGGTGTGGCGCAACCTCGGCACGGTCATGATCATCATGCTGGCGGGTCTGCAGTCCGTCCCACAGTCCCTGATGGAGGCGGCCGAACTCGACGGCGCCGGGCCCTGGCAGCGGTTCTGGCGGGTCACCTTCCCGCTCCTGCGGCCGGCCCTGCTGCTGACCGCCGTGACCACCGGCATCGGCTATCTGCAGTTCTTCGACGAGCCGTTCGTGATGACCGACGGCGGGCCGCTGGACTCCACCCTGTCGGCGACGTTGTACGCCTACAAACAGTTCGGCAACGGCAACTACGAGATGGCGTCGGCCGCCGGCTACGTCATCTTCGTCCTCATCGTCGCGCTGACCGTGCTGCAGTTCCGCGTGCTGCGAGACAAGGACTGA
- a CDS encoding carbohydrate ABC transporter permease: MSTLSTLRNPQPGTDRALRRRRIRQNWGRPWLYLPLAGALLLMIAPFLWMLSGSFKPEADIRRVPPVLIPTAPTTANYGELFSTLDFTSMFANSVIVALAVTAGNLIFCSMLGYALAKLEFRGQRAVFLLVMGTLMIPGLVTFVPLYVLVANMQLTGSLLGLILPFLATPFGVFLMRQFISTLPDELIDAARVDGCRELAIFAKIILPLTKPALATLGIITFLGSWNNFLWPLVVAQNESQYTLPVGLALASSGQSFTRFGILLAGAMVVLLPVMIVFLLFQRQFVAGIATTGLK; this comes from the coding sequence ATGAGCACCCTCTCCACTCTCCGAAACCCACAACCGGGCACGGACCGCGCCCTGAGGCGCCGCCGTATCCGCCAGAACTGGGGCCGGCCCTGGCTGTACCTACCGCTCGCCGGCGCCCTGCTGCTGATGATCGCGCCGTTCCTGTGGATGCTGTCCGGGTCGTTCAAGCCCGAGGCCGACATCCGCAGGGTCCCGCCCGTCCTGATACCCACGGCGCCCACGACCGCCAACTACGGCGAGCTGTTCAGCACGCTCGACTTCACGAGCATGTTCGCCAACTCCGTGATCGTGGCCCTCGCCGTGACCGCGGGCAATCTGATCTTCTGCTCGATGCTCGGATACGCCCTGGCCAAGCTGGAGTTCCGCGGACAGCGCGCCGTCTTCCTGCTGGTCATGGGGACGCTCATGATCCCCGGCCTGGTCACCTTCGTACCGCTGTACGTGCTGGTGGCCAACATGCAGCTGACCGGCTCCCTGCTCGGGCTGATCCTGCCGTTCCTGGCCACGCCCTTCGGGGTGTTCCTGATGCGGCAGTTCATCTCCACCCTGCCCGACGAACTCATCGACGCCGCCCGCGTCGACGGCTGCCGCGAACTGGCCATCTTCGCGAAGATCATCCTTCCGCTGACCAAGCCCGCCCTCGCCACCCTCGGGATCATCACCTTCCTCGGCTCCTGGAACAACTTCCTGTGGCCCCTGGTCGTCGCTCAGAACGAGAGCCAGTACACCCTCCCCGTCGGCCTCGCCCTGGCCAGCAGCGGACAGTCCTTCACCCGCTTCGGCATCCTGCTCGCCGGCGCCATGGTCGTCCTGCTGCCGGTGATGATCGTCTTCCTGCTCTTCCAGCGACAGTTCGTGGCCGGCATCGCCACTACCGGCCTGAAATGA
- a CDS encoding glycoside hydrolase family 3 N-terminal domain-containing protein: MGQPVHSAAYLDPEASVEARTDDLLSRMTLPEKVGQLLMLDAQHGDLADIVWAKLAGSVLHVSPDLMPQAMELARQTRLGIPLLTADDGIHGHSFWPGATIFPTQLAMACTWDPSLLHRVARAAATEIAATGIHGTFSPVLCITRDLRWGRINETFGEDPFLIGELGAAMVRGYQGEGLSDPTAVLAYAKHFAGYSETLGGRDASEADLSPRKLRSWFLPPFEQAVRAGCRGFMLGYQSIDGVPITAHHWLINDVLKGEWGFTGTLVTDWDNVGRMVYDQRTCADYAEAAAVAVNSGNDLIMATPQFFEGAQEAIARGLVEEKQIDDAVRRVLRLKFELGLFEDPRAPDPERQAQVIGCRAHADLNLETARRSLVLLRNDGVLPLEGGLTSDGTGRAASRGKQRTIAVIGPNADSPQAMLGDWAGATGQVPWMPEGHPRESVETVLDGLRAVAPADWTITYARGADIESPASNAGWSLGPDGQPQPDIFTPAPVDQAKLEEASAAAEAADYAVVVVGDTIALTGEVRSTATLDLQGGQIALLDAVAATGTPMIVVLAQSKPSTLPDSALDSAALIEAFNPGMRGGRALAELLLGLIEPSGRLPVSFARHVGQQPVFYNQVRGQHGTRYADLTQDPLFAFGEGLTYTTVTYSHLAVHDPEVTADGTVNATVRLTNSGTRPALETVQAYISDLTTSVTWVEQELKGFTQVEIAPGETLDVDISIPAAHCSLVTADNRRVVEPGEFALRVGPSSRREQQLSVEFRIRT, encoded by the coding sequence GTGGGACAGCCGGTCCACTCTGCCGCGTACCTGGATCCGGAAGCGTCCGTGGAAGCGAGAACCGACGACTTGCTGTCCCGGATGACCCTGCCGGAGAAGGTCGGGCAGCTGCTGATGCTCGACGCGCAACACGGGGATCTGGCGGACATCGTGTGGGCCAAGCTGGCCGGATCGGTCCTGCATGTGTCTCCCGACCTGATGCCGCAGGCCATGGAACTGGCCCGGCAGACACGGCTCGGCATACCGTTGCTGACAGCCGACGACGGCATCCACGGCCACTCGTTCTGGCCGGGTGCGACCATCTTCCCGACCCAGCTGGCCATGGCCTGCACCTGGGACCCCTCCCTGCTCCACCGGGTGGCCCGAGCGGCCGCGACCGAGATCGCGGCGACCGGAATCCACGGGACCTTCTCCCCGGTGCTGTGCATCACGCGGGACCTGCGCTGGGGCCGGATCAACGAGACGTTCGGCGAGGACCCGTTCCTGATCGGCGAACTCGGGGCGGCGATGGTGCGTGGCTATCAGGGTGAGGGTCTCAGCGATCCGACCGCGGTGCTGGCGTACGCCAAGCACTTCGCGGGCTACTCCGAGACCCTGGGCGGGCGCGACGCGAGCGAGGCCGATCTCAGCCCACGCAAGCTGCGCTCGTGGTTCCTGCCCCCCTTCGAGCAGGCGGTACGGGCCGGATGCCGCGGCTTCATGCTCGGCTACCAGTCCATCGACGGGGTGCCCATCACCGCGCATCACTGGCTGATCAACGATGTGCTCAAGGGCGAGTGGGGCTTCACCGGGACACTGGTGACCGACTGGGACAACGTCGGCCGGATGGTCTACGACCAGCGCACCTGCGCCGACTATGCCGAGGCGGCGGCGGTCGCCGTCAACTCCGGCAACGACCTCATCATGGCCACGCCGCAGTTCTTCGAGGGCGCGCAGGAGGCGATCGCCCGCGGCCTGGTTGAAGAGAAGCAGATCGATGACGCGGTACGGCGGGTTCTACGGCTGAAGTTCGAACTCGGGCTATTCGAGGACCCCCGCGCCCCCGACCCCGAGCGGCAGGCGCAGGTGATCGGCTGCCGAGCACACGCCGACCTCAACCTCGAAACCGCCCGTCGTTCCCTGGTGTTGCTGCGCAACGACGGGGTCCTGCCCCTCGAAGGCGGCTTGACCTCGGACGGAACCGGCCGCGCCGCGAGCCGAGGCAAGCAGCGGACGATCGCGGTCATCGGCCCCAACGCCGACAGCCCGCAAGCCATGCTCGGCGACTGGGCGGGCGCCACCGGCCAGGTCCCGTGGATGCCCGAAGGCCATCCACGGGAGTCGGTGGAGACGGTGCTCGACGGTCTGCGCGCCGTCGCGCCGGCCGACTGGACCATCACGTACGCCCGCGGAGCCGACATCGAAAGCCCCGCCTCCAACGCCGGGTGGTCCCTCGGGCCCGACGGCCAGCCACAGCCGGATATTTTCACCCCTGCCCCGGTCGACCAGGCAAAACTTGAGGAGGCCAGCGCCGCCGCAGAGGCCGCCGACTACGCCGTCGTGGTCGTGGGGGACACCATCGCCCTCACCGGCGAGGTGCGCTCCACGGCCACGCTCGACCTCCAAGGAGGCCAGATCGCACTGCTGGACGCGGTCGCCGCCACCGGCACACCGATGATCGTCGTACTCGCCCAGTCCAAGCCGAGCACCCTCCCGGACTCGGCCCTCGACTCGGCAGCACTCATCGAGGCGTTCAACCCGGGCATGCGCGGTGGCCGCGCCCTCGCCGAACTCCTCCTCGGACTCATCGAACCCAGCGGCCGGCTCCCGGTCTCCTTCGCCCGCCACGTCGGACAGCAACCGGTCTTCTACAACCAGGTGCGAGGCCAGCACGGAACCCGCTACGCGGATCTCACCCAGGACCCCCTGTTCGCGTTCGGCGAGGGCCTCACCTACACCACCGTCACCTACTCCCACCTGGCCGTGCACGACCCGGAGGTCACCGCTGACGGCACCGTCAACGCCACGGTACGACTCACCAACAGCGGCACCCGTCCTGCCCTGGAAACGGTCCAGGCATACATCAGCGACCTGACCACCAGCGTCACGTGGGTCGAGCAGGAGCTGAAGGGCTTCACCCAGGTCGAAATCGCTCCAGGCGAAACCCTGGACGTCGACATCAGCATCCCTGCCGCGCACTGCTCACTCGTCACGGCCGACAACCGCCGTGTGGTCGAACCAGGTGAGTTCGCACTCCGCGTCGGCCCCAGCTCACGACGGGAGCAGCAGCTGAGCGTGGAATTCCGCATCCGGACCTGA
- a CDS encoding glycoside hydrolase family 32 protein, whose product MSIPPRDPHFPVAHLRPPRNWINDPNGLVFHDGHYHVCYQYNPYGATHANMHWGHFRSPDLLSWEPLPIALAPTPDGEDVDGCFSGNAVSDGDRLVAFYSAHRETRSFQHQPVTCAVSHDGGDSFRPRGELLIPELPEGCTMYRDPYVWQDGDSWRMLVGAALADGHAAALLYDSPDLENWTYRGPFAARRPEPIGGTELLTGEGWECPQYLPAADGRGALILSAWTEPTGPQHLAALIGEENDSHFKAGPPVPVDHGPDCYAPALLRAPGGRWLLWGWSWEARDEAWAVADGWAGVLTLPREIHIHDDGTLGQQPATELLALRGRHSIHSAGEMNGTQPADLGTVGRAFDLTARLEPTGNAGLRLLTTPDGSEYLDIRLDADAGELVVDRDHASLDPRARGGSYRMPCPADRPVDLRVVVDHSIAEIFLITTGQVLTLRFYPTGQSPWRLQAHTAPGTRLGFAVDAWVLHPLVIK is encoded by the coding sequence GTGTCCATCCCACCCCGCGATCCGCACTTCCCCGTCGCGCACCTGCGCCCGCCCCGCAACTGGATCAACGACCCCAACGGGCTGGTCTTCCACGACGGCCACTACCACGTGTGCTACCAGTACAACCCGTACGGAGCGACCCACGCGAACATGCACTGGGGCCACTTCCGCAGTCCCGACCTGCTGAGCTGGGAGCCGCTGCCGATCGCCCTGGCCCCGACCCCCGATGGCGAGGACGTCGACGGATGCTTCTCCGGCAACGCCGTCTCCGACGGAGACCGTCTCGTCGCCTTCTACTCCGCGCACCGCGAGACCCGCTCGTTCCAACACCAGCCCGTCACCTGCGCCGTCTCCCACGACGGCGGCGACAGCTTCCGACCGCGGGGCGAACTGCTCATCCCCGAGCTGCCCGAGGGCTGCACCATGTACCGCGACCCCTATGTCTGGCAGGACGGAGACAGCTGGCGGATGCTGGTCGGCGCCGCCCTCGCGGACGGCCACGCCGCCGCCCTTCTCTACGACTCGCCCGACCTGGAGAACTGGACCTACCGGGGGCCCTTCGCGGCCCGCCGTCCGGAGCCCATCGGTGGCACCGAACTGCTCACCGGCGAGGGCTGGGAATGCCCCCAATACCTCCCGGCAGCCGACGGACGCGGCGCCCTCATCCTCAGCGCATGGACCGAACCCACCGGCCCGCAGCACCTCGCAGCCCTGATCGGCGAAGAGAACGACAGCCACTTCAAGGCCGGCCCACCGGTACCCGTCGACCACGGCCCCGACTGCTACGCACCCGCCCTGCTGCGTGCACCGGGCGGCCGGTGGCTGCTGTGGGGCTGGTCGTGGGAAGCCCGCGACGAAGCCTGGGCGGTCGCGGACGGATGGGCCGGCGTCCTTACCCTGCCCCGCGAGATACACATCCACGACGACGGCACACTGGGCCAGCAGCCCGCCACCGAACTGCTCGCCCTGCGCGGCAGGCACAGCATCCACTCCGCAGGCGAGATGAACGGCACGCAGCCGGCGGACCTCGGCACCGTGGGCCGCGCCTTCGACCTGACGGCCCGTCTGGAGCCGACCGGAAACGCCGGTCTACGGCTCCTCACGACCCCAGACGGCTCCGAGTACCTCGACATCCGCCTCGATGCCGATGCGGGCGAACTGGTCGTCGACCGCGACCACGCCTCCCTGGACCCCCGGGCCCGCGGCGGCTCCTACCGGATGCCCTGCCCAGCTGACCGGCCCGTCGACCTGCGCGTCGTCGTCGACCACTCCATCGCCGAGATTTTCCTGATCACCACCGGCCAGGTCCTCACCCTGCGGTTCTACCCCACAGGGCAGAGCCCATGGCGACTTCAGGCCCACACCGCACCGGGGACGCGCCTCGGGTTCGCGGTCGACGCCTGGGTACTGCACCCGCTCGTGATCAAGTAG
- a CDS encoding AfsR/SARP family transcriptional regulator — MLATGSYFRVLGRVEWTVDGHPRTIGRRRERLLLGLLLLEMGRPLPMDRLIDLLSDEDERPRSRADLYVNVCRLRASLRRGGADGSVRLVRSGSTYTLTGDPQLVDVHRFSQLVDRAQRGTEPQEVSRLASAALAEWRGAVLEDVASERTRRGVATAFDELLISAQLLRVAAEFKLRNYASLAAELARLTAEHPEHEMFLAFRAATLYECGRRADALRVLSSARASMSARLGLDLSRELQDLRGAILRDDPVNHHIFRCGALGAA; from the coding sequence ATGCTTGCCACGGGGTCATATTTTCGAGTGCTCGGCAGAGTTGAATGGACCGTCGACGGACACCCCAGGACCATCGGGCGCCGCCGCGAGCGTCTGCTGCTGGGCTTACTCCTGCTGGAGATGGGCCGGCCGCTGCCGATGGACCGGCTGATCGATCTGCTGTCGGACGAGGACGAACGACCGAGGTCCCGGGCCGACCTGTATGTGAACGTCTGCCGGCTGCGGGCGAGCCTTCGCCGGGGCGGGGCCGACGGGTCGGTGCGGCTGGTGCGGAGCGGCTCGACGTACACCCTCACCGGCGATCCGCAGCTGGTGGATGTGCACCGCTTCAGCCAGCTGGTCGACCGGGCTCAGCGGGGCACCGAGCCGCAGGAGGTGTCACGGCTCGCCTCGGCCGCCCTGGCCGAGTGGCGGGGGGCGGTACTGGAGGACGTCGCCTCCGAACGAACCCGCCGAGGGGTCGCCACCGCCTTCGACGAACTGCTGATCTCGGCGCAACTGCTGCGTGTCGCAGCGGAGTTCAAGCTGCGCAACTACGCGTCGCTCGCCGCGGAACTCGCGCGGCTCACCGCGGAGCATCCCGAGCACGAGATGTTCCTGGCCTTCCGTGCCGCCACGCTCTACGAATGCGGCCGCCGCGCCGACGCGCTGCGCGTGCTGTCCTCCGCGCGCGCCAGCATGTCCGCGCGGCTGGGCCTGGACCTGAGCCGCGAGCTGCAGGATCTGCGCGGCGCGATCCTGCGCGACGACCCCGTCAACCACCACATCTTCCGCTGCGGCGCCCTGGGCGCCGCATAA
- a CDS encoding redoxin domain-containing protein gives MPYVIAGLVLVGAVAVLNLVLLLVVLRRWQELEAVSRHRDFAAQGPQPGDGLPDFTATALSGRTLTQDDFRSGELLLGVFSHDCPSCTDALPDFAARADRARATGGRVLALVIGAEAVESSLTAQLVGPADEVVPGSEAAPLFGALRVPAFPTILSYRDGVVAAPSAADREPVPAAS, from the coding sequence GTGCCATACGTCATAGCCGGTCTCGTGCTCGTCGGAGCCGTCGCCGTGCTCAACCTCGTCCTGCTCCTGGTCGTCCTGCGCCGCTGGCAGGAACTCGAAGCCGTCAGCCGGCACCGCGACTTCGCGGCCCAGGGGCCCCAACCCGGGGACGGACTACCGGACTTCACCGCCACCGCGCTCAGCGGGCGGACGCTGACCCAGGACGACTTCCGCTCCGGGGAACTGCTGCTGGGCGTCTTCTCCCACGACTGCCCGTCCTGCACCGACGCCCTCCCCGACTTCGCCGCACGGGCCGACCGGGCACGGGCGACGGGCGGCCGGGTGCTGGCCCTGGTGATCGGCGCCGAGGCCGTCGAGAGCAGCCTGACCGCCCAACTCGTCGGGCCGGCGGACGAGGTGGTGCCCGGGTCCGAGGCGGCACCGCTGTTCGGCGCCCTGCGGGTCCCCGCCTTCCCCACGATCCTCAGCTACCGGGACGGCGTCGTCGCCGCTCCCTCCGCCGCCGACCGCGAACCGGTACCGGCGGCCTCCTGA
- a CDS encoding MauE/DoxX family redox-associated membrane protein: MSDLLLVCRLTLICVLAVAGLAKLRDRRRFAAALGDLTRLPAAARPALAVLVPAAELLAAVLLAVPRTLTAGLVAAAALCTAFSAVAVTTMRRGSPAGCPCFGSRTTVPMGPWHVARNAVLTALAVLGGAVALTHGTATDLDAPALGLAVAVAGYLTTLAVFTDDLASFFSARPGRRPAPTDAERTITQ, encoded by the coding sequence TTGTCCGACCTGCTGCTCGTCTGCCGCCTGACCCTGATCTGCGTGCTGGCCGTGGCGGGCCTCGCCAAGCTGCGCGACCGCCGCCGGTTCGCCGCGGCACTGGGCGACCTCACCCGCCTGCCCGCCGCCGCCCGCCCGGCGCTCGCCGTCCTGGTGCCCGCGGCCGAACTCCTCGCCGCCGTGCTCCTCGCCGTGCCCCGCACGCTCACCGCGGGTCTGGTCGCCGCCGCCGCCCTGTGCACGGCGTTCAGCGCCGTCGCCGTCACCACCATGCGGCGCGGCAGCCCCGCCGGCTGTCCCTGCTTCGGCAGCAGGACCACCGTGCCCATGGGCCCCTGGCACGTCGCACGCAACGCCGTCCTCACCGCGCTCGCGGTTCTCGGCGGCGCCGTCGCCCTCACCCACGGCACCGCCACCGACCTCGACGCCCCGGCGCTCGGGCTCGCCGTCGCGGTCGCCGGCTACCTCACCACGCTCGCCGTCTTCACCGACGACCTCGCCTCCTTCTTCTCCGCCCGCCCCGGCCGACGTCCCGCACCGACCGACGCTGAAAGGACGATCACGCAGTGA
- a CDS encoding TlpA family protein disulfide reductase — protein sequence MSHAIAGLALLAAVTLVNALLTVAVSKRWRTAMAPAPAAAPPGPPALAVREGDRTPAFTLHTPRGEVGEAGLAGHPALICFLRPNCGPTRDSLPGIQRWAEANTPSGARLVAVVSGPPADAGPLLEVVGPLTELTATEPPNGPLAAAFGVRHHPSFVLLDADGTVTGTGIGQGSLPALDPVTA from the coding sequence GTGAGCCACGCCATCGCCGGCCTCGCCCTTCTCGCGGCGGTCACCCTCGTCAACGCCCTTCTCACCGTCGCCGTCAGCAAACGCTGGCGGACCGCGATGGCCCCCGCTCCGGCCGCCGCGCCCCCGGGTCCGCCGGCCCTCGCCGTCCGGGAAGGCGACCGCACGCCCGCGTTCACCCTGCACACCCCCCGCGGCGAGGTCGGCGAAGCCGGTCTGGCCGGGCACCCCGCCCTCATCTGCTTCCTGCGCCCCAACTGCGGGCCCACCAGGGACAGCCTCCCCGGAATCCAGCGCTGGGCCGAGGCGAACACCCCGTCAGGCGCGCGGCTCGTCGCCGTCGTCAGCGGACCGCCCGCCGACGCCGGCCCCCTGCTCGAAGTGGTCGGCCCGCTCACCGAACTCACCGCCACCGAGCCCCCGAACGGTCCGCTCGCCGCGGCCTTCGGCGTCCGTCACCACCCCTCGTTCGTCCTCCTCGACGCCGACGGGACCGTCACCGGGACGGGCATCGGCCAAGGGTCCCTGCCCGCGCTCGACCCCGTCACCGCATGA